DNA from Bordetella genomosp. 13:
CTCGAGAACCTGTTCGTGCTGCCCGCGTCGCAAACGCGCGACAAGGATGCGCTGACGCAGGAAGGCGTGGGCAAGGTGATAGACGAGCTCAAGGAAATGGGCTTCGAATACATCATCTGCGATTCCCCTGCCGGCATCGAGACGGGCGCGCTGCTGGCCGCCTACTACGCCGACGACGCGCTGGTCGTCACCAACCCCGAGGTCTCGTCGGTGCGCGACTCCGACCGCATCCTCGGCATCCTGGCCGCCAAGTCTCGCCGCGCCATCGAGGGCGAGGATCCGGTCAAGGAATATCTGCTGCTCACCCGCTACAACCCCAAGCGCGTCAACGACGGCGAAATGCTGTCGCTGACCGACATCGAGGACATCCTGCGCATCAAGCTGATCGGCGTCGTGCCCGAATCGGAAGCTGTGCTGCAGGCGTCCAACCAGGGCCTGCCTGCCATCCACCTGAAGGACACCGATGTGTCCGAGGCCTACAAGGACGTGGTGGCGCGCTATCTGGGCGAAGAACGGTCTCTGCGCTTCACCGACTACAGCAAGCCGGGGTTCCTCAAGCGTCTTTTCGGAGGAAAGTAGACGATGTCGTTCCTGTCGTTCCTGCTGGGACAGAAGAAGACCTCGGCCAGCGTGGCCAAAGAACGCCTGCAGATCATCCTGGCGCACGAGCGCTCGGGCCGCGGCGATTCGCCCGACTACCTGCCCCAGCTGCAGCAAGAGCTGGTCGCCGTCATCTCGAAGTACGTGCACATCAATCCCGAAGACATCAAGGTCAACCTCGAGCGCCAGGACACGCTGGAAGTGCTTGAAGTGAAGATCGAGATCCCGCAGCCCGACGCGTCCTGACGCGGCTCGCATGCGCAAAAAAACGCCCGGCCAGCGCCGGGCGTTTTTCATTGTGGGGAATACGGACCGTGGGAAGCGGTCGCTCGCCGCGAGGACTGCGGCCCGAAGGCTGCGGACCGCGGCTTACTTGCCGACTTGGTCGCCGATGATGCCGCCCAGGGCCGCACCGCCGACCGTGCCCAGCACGCCGCCGTTGGTGATGACCGCACCGGCAACGCCGCCCAGGGCGGCGCCGCCCACGGTGCTTTTCTGACGGCGGCTCATGCTGTCCCACGAGGAACACCCCGCCATGGATACGGCCAGCAGAGCGGCCAGGCAGGCTTTGGAGAAGGTCTGGATCGTCATGGCGAGACTCCTAATCTGTCGGGAAGTGCTCGCGTCGCATCGGCCGCGATGGGTGCAATCCAAAAGTCGCACTCCCCTTTATCGAGCCTACAGGATCGCAGACTTGCAGCACATCGTGCTGTGAGGTTTGCCCAGGATTTGTGTCAATGGGTTGGACCCGCGGGCGCGCTACGCCGGGGGAGCCGATTGGCGTTGCATCTTACTTGACCAGACGTAACACGTCGCGGAACCTGGGATGGTCGCAAGTTTCGAGCCACTCGAATATTGCCATCTCGGAACTGACGATATCGGCGCCGCCCGCCCGCGCGCGCCGCGATGCGGCGTGGTGGTCGGCGGGCCGGCGCGAACCGCAGGCATCGGACACCATCGCCACCTGCCAGCCCCGATTGCGCAGATCCAGCAGCGTCTGCAGCACGCATACGTGAGCCTCGGCGCCGGCCACCAGCACGGTGCGGCGCGCTGGCGGCAGCCAGGCCTCGAAGCCATCCTCGCGCGCCGCGGAGAAGTGCCGCTTGGGGAATACCGCGTCCAGCTCGACGGCCAGCTCGGGCACCGTGGCGCCCAGCTTCTCGGCCTGGTGCTCGGTGCCCACGACCGGCACGTCCAGCAATCGTGCCGCGCGCGCCAGCTTCAGCGTGGCGGCGACCACGGCGTCGCCGTCATGGATGGCGGGCAGCAGCCGGGCCTGCATGTCGATGACCAGCAGCGTGCAATCGGCGGCGTTCAGCGAAATGGCGGGCATGGCTGCTGGGACGCCTTTTACTTCAGCGCCTTGTAGCGCAGGCGCTTGGGCTTGGCGCCCTCTTCGCCCAGGCGCTTCTTCTTGTCGGCCTCGTACTCTTGGTAGTTGCCGTCGAAGAACACCACCTGCGAGTCGCCCTCGAAGGCCAGGATGTGCGTGGCGATGCGGTCCAGGAACCAGCGATCGTGGCTGATGACCATGACGCTGCCGGGGAACTCGAGCAGCGCGTCTTCGAGCGCGCGCAGGGTCTCGACGTCGAGGTCGTTGGACGGTTCGTCCAGCAGCAGCACGTTGCCGCCCGCGATCAGCGTCTTGGCCATGTGCAGGCGGCCGCGTTCGCCGCCGGACAGCTGGCCCACCACCTTGTTCTGGTCGCCGCCCTTGAAGTTGAAGCGGCCCAGGTAGGCGCGCGACGACATCTCGAACTTGCCCACCGTCAGCAGGTCGGCGCCGTCGGACACGGCGTCGAACACCGTCTTCTTGTCTTCCAGCGCATCGCGCGACTGGTCGACGTAGGCCAGCTTGACGGTCTGGCCGATCTTGACCTGGCCCGAATCGGGCTGCTCGCGGCCGGCGATCATGCGGAACAGCGTCGACTTGCCGGCGCCGTTGGGGCCGATGATGCCGACGATGGCGCCCGGCGGAATCTTGAAGCTGAGATTGTCGATCAGCAGGCGGTCGCCATAGGCCTTGCTGACGTTCTCGAACTCGATGACTTCGCTGCCCAGGCGCTCGCCGACCGGAATGAAGATTTCCTGGGTCTCGTTGCGCTTCTGGTATTCGTAGGACGACAGCTCTTCGAAGCGGGCCAGGCGGGCCTTGGCCTTGGCCTGGCGGCCCTTCGGATTCTGGCGCACCCACTCGAGTTCTTTCTTGATGGTCTTCTGGCGAGCCGATTCAGAGGCCTCTTCCTGCTTCAGGCGCGCCTCTTTCTGTTCGAGCCACGTGCTGTAGTTGCCCTTCCAGGGAATGCCGTGGCCGCGGTCAAGTTCGAGGATCCATTCGGCCGCGTTGTCCAGGAAGTAGCGATCGTGGGTGACGCCCACCACGGTGCCGGGGAACTTGTGCAGGAACTGTTCCAGCCACTCGACGCTTTCGGCGTCCAGGTGGTTGGTGGGCTCGTCCAGCAGCAGCATGTCGGGCTTGGAAAGCAGCAGGCGGCACAGCGCCACGCGGCGCTTTTCGCCGCCCGACAGGTTGCCCACGATGGCGTCCCAGGGCGGCAGGCGCAGCGCGTCGGCGGCGATCTCCATCTGGTGCTCGATGTCGTCCGCGCCGCTGGATGCGGCCGCGGCGATGACGGCCTCGAGCTCGGCCTGTTCGGCGGCCAAC
Protein-coding regions in this window:
- the minD gene encoding septum site-determining protein MinD; this translates as MTRIVVVTSGKGGVGKTTTSASFSSGLAMRGHKTAVIDFDVGLRNLDLIMGCERRVVYDFVNVIQGEASLKQALIKDKQLENLFVLPASQTRDKDALTQEGVGKVIDELKEMGFEYIICDSPAGIETGALLAAYYADDALVVTNPEVSSVRDSDRILGILAAKSRRAIEGEDPVKEYLLLTRYNPKRVNDGEMLSLTDIEDILRIKLIGVVPESEAVLQASNQGLPAIHLKDTDVSEAYKDVVARYLGEERSLRFTDYSKPGFLKRLFGGK
- the minE gene encoding cell division topological specificity factor MinE; the encoded protein is MSFLSFLLGQKKTSASVAKERLQIILAHERSGRGDSPDYLPQLQQELVAVISKYVHINPEDIKVNLERQDTLEVLEVKIEIPQPDAS
- a CDS encoding glycine zipper 2TM domain-containing protein, which codes for MTIQTFSKACLAALLAVSMAGCSSWDSMSRRQKSTVGGAALGGVAGAVITNGGVLGTVGGAALGGIIGDQVGK
- a CDS encoding isochorismatase family protein, which encodes MPAISLNAADCTLLVIDMQARLLPAIHDGDAVVAATLKLARAARLLDVPVVGTEHQAEKLGATVPELAVELDAVFPKRHFSAAREDGFEAWLPPARRTVLVAGAEAHVCVLQTLLDLRNRGWQVAMVSDACGSRRPADHHAASRRARAGGADIVSSEMAIFEWLETCDHPRFRDVLRLVK
- the ettA gene encoding energy-dependent translational throttle protein EttA, whose protein sequence is MAQYVYTMNRVGKIVPPKRQILRDISLSFFPGAKIGVLGLNGSGKSTLLKIMAGVDKEIEGEAIPMPGLNIGYLPQEPQLNPEHTVRQAVEEGLGAAMAAKKRLDEVYAAYAEPDADFDALAAEQAELEAVIAAAASSGADDIEHQMEIAADALRLPPWDAIVGNLSGGEKRRVALCRLLLSKPDMLLLDEPTNHLDAESVEWLEQFLHKFPGTVVGVTHDRYFLDNAAEWILELDRGHGIPWKGNYSTWLEQKEARLKQEEASESARQKTIKKELEWVRQNPKGRQAKAKARLARFEELSSYEYQKRNETQEIFIPVGERLGSEVIEFENVSKAYGDRLLIDNLSFKIPPGAIVGIIGPNGAGKSTLFRMIAGREQPDSGQVKIGQTVKLAYVDQSRDALEDKKTVFDAVSDGADLLTVGKFEMSSRAYLGRFNFKGGDQNKVVGQLSGGERGRLHMAKTLIAGGNVLLLDEPSNDLDVETLRALEDALLEFPGSVMVISHDRWFLDRIATHILAFEGDSQVVFFDGNYQEYEADKKKRLGEEGAKPKRLRYKALK